One window from the genome of Mesoplodon densirostris isolate mMesDen1 chromosome 17, mMesDen1 primary haplotype, whole genome shotgun sequence encodes:
- the LATS2 gene encoding serine/threonine-protein kinase LATS2 isoform X1 — protein MRPKTFPATTYSGNSRQRLQEIREGLKQPPKTPAPGPPAGPGTDAALDAKALGGKDAARQQQQQTRTAPKFGPYQKALREIRYSLLPFANESGPSAAAEVNRQMLQELVDAGCDQEMAGRALKQTGSRSIEAALEFISKMGYLEPGKEQIVRVVKQTSPGKGLAPASVPRRPSFEGAGDPFPPYAQVSGPAFEGPAALEEAPRQYPDFLFAAVGPHCRPHPPKGYAAAGEAAGMSLPGPGGPAPPLQGPHYRAPLLVPGEPLGYGVQRSPSFQSKTPPEVGGYAGLAAKGPAVQVQVQPGLAFPPPGGAAAYAPHPHTKQPHPVHAGGPRGTVFAGDSPPPGLATSSRTGLGAERFEQSAPPAPQWPSAGLARRDSLQKPGPSRTGSFNGHQAAAAPSPNAITAVTAAHILHAVKSVRVMRPEPQTAVGPSHPAWVPPPGPALEGLEPQDEHPPAPGGAEARGRPPPYPRHLLRPQGRAEQYDVDGLCAGLQQGLRGSRAAEPPDGSPRSPRGAKGEKAGKDRKQIQTSPVPVRRGCRDEEKRESRIKSYSPSAFKFFMEQHVENVLKTYQQKVARRLQLEQEMAKAGLCEAEQEQMRKILFQKESNYNRLRRAKMDKSMFVKVKTLGVGAFGEVCLACKVDTHALYAMKTLRKKDVLNRNQVAHVKAERDILAEADNEWVVKLYYSFQDKDSLYFVMDYIPGGDMMSLLIRMEVFPEHLARFYIAELTLAIESVHKMGFIHRDIKPDNILIDLDGHIKLTDFGLCTGFRWTHNSKYYQKGSHSRQDSMEPSDLWDAVSTCRCGERLKTLEQRAWGQHQRCLAHSLVGTPNYIAPEVLLRNGACSGPAPKPGASEGPEPPLPETPSVPAVSVLTGAREPDSFLSEHGLQCVSLCLGAAFASGPSPLALPWAGIDRLGARWACSPEPRGVAPELVLTESCDRQDCGGGCGGSHLGQPPSLVSGCEDTNTVSSSSPPQAQKHLQGYTQLCDWWSVGVILFEMLVGQPPFLAPTPTETQLKVINWESTLHIPAQVELSPEARDLIAKLCCSAEHRLGRNGADDLKAHPFLGAIDFSSDIRRQPAPYVPTISHPMDTSNFDPVDEEGPWQDGSEDSSKAWDALGPPGSRHPEHAFYEFTFRRFFDDNGYPFRCPKPAVAEAGPAAEQPAAGGPAPGAQAGGCQPVYV, from the exons gagatggcGGGCAGGGCCCTCAAGCAGACCGGCAGCCGCAGCATCGAGGCCGCCCTGGAGTTCATCAGTAAGATGGGTTACCTGGAGCCGGGCAAGGAGCAGATTGTGCGGGTCGTCAAGCAGACCTCCCCAG GAAAGGGCCTGGCGCCAGCCTCTGTGCCGCGGAGGCCGAGCTTCGAAGGAGCAGGTGACCCTTTCCCGCCCTACGCCCAGGTGAGCGGGCCGGCCTTCGAGGGCCCCGCCGCCCTGGAGGAGGCGCCCCGCCAGTACCCGGACTTTCTCTTCGCCGCCGTCGGGCCTCACTGCCGTCCGCACCCACCCAAGGGCTACGCCGCCGCCGGGGAGGCCGCCGGGATGAGCCTCCCCGGCCCTGGGGGCCCGGCGCCCCCGCTGCAGGGCCCGCATTACAGGGCCCCCCTGCTGGTGCCCGGGGAGCCCCTGGGCTACGGCGTCCAGCGCAGCCCCTCCTTCCAGAGCAAGACCCCGCCGGAGGTCGGCGGGTACGCGGGCCTGGCCGCCAAGGGCCCGGCCGTGCAGGTGCAGGTGCAGCCCGGCCTCGCGTTCCCGCCCCCGGGCGGCGCCGCCGCGTACGCACCCCACCCGCACACCAAGCAGCCCCACCCGGTGCACGCGGGGGGCCCCCGGGGCACCGTGTTCGCTGGCGACAGCCCCCCGCCGGGCCTAGCCACCTCCTCCCGGACCGGCCTCGGCGCCGAGCGGTTTGAGCAGAGCGCGCCCCCCGCGCCGCAGTGGCCGAGCGCCGGCCTGGCCCGGCGGGACTCGCTGCAGAAGCCGGGCCCCAGCAGGACCGGCTCCTTCAACGGCCACCAGGCGGCGGCCGCGCCCTCCCCCAACGCCATCACGGCCGTGACGGCCGCGCACATCCTGCACGCGGTGAAGAGCGTGCGGGTGATGAGGCCCGAGCCCCAGACGGCCGTGGGGCCTTCGCACCCCGCCTGGGTGCCGCCACCGGGCCCCGCGCTCGAGGGCCTGGAGCCCCAGGACGAGCATCCCCCCGCCCCGGGGGGCGCCGAGGCGCGGGGCCGGCCCCCGCCCTACCCCCGGCACCTGCTTCGGCCGCAGGGCCGCGCCGAGCAGTACGACGTGGACGGCCTGTGCGCGGGGCTGCAGCAGGGCCTCCGGGGCAGCCGGGCCGCCGAGCCCCCCGACGGGAGCCCCAGGAGCCCCAGGGGTGCCAAAGGGGAGAAGGCGGGCAAGGACCGCAAGCAGATCCAGACGTCCCCGGTGCCCGTGCGCAGGGGCTGCCGCGACGAGGAGAAGCGGGAGTCGCGCATCAAGAGCTACTCGCCGTCCGCCTTCAAGTTCTTTATGGAGCAGCATGTGGAGAACGTGCTGAAGACCTACCAGCAGAAGGTGGCTCGCAGGCTGCAGCTGGAGCAGGAGATGGCCAAG GCCGGGCTCTGCGAAGCTGAGCAGGAGCAGATGAGGAAGATCCTCTTCCAGAAGGAATCCAATTACAACAGGCTCAGGAGGGCCAAGATGGACAAGTCCATGTTCGTGAAGGTGAAGACCCTGGGCGTCGGCGCCTTCGGGGAGGTGTGCCTGGCCTGCAAGGTGGACACGCACGCCCTGTACGCCATGAAGACGCTGAGGAAGAAGGACGTCCTGAATCGCAACCAGGTGGCCCACGTGAAGGCCGAGAGGGACATCCTGGCGGAAGCGGACAACGAGTGGGTGGTCAAGCTCTACTACTCCTTCCAGGACAAGGACAGCCTGTACTTCGTCATGGACTACATCCCGGGTGGCGACATGATGAGCCTGCTCATCCGCATGGAGGTGTTCCCCGAGCACCTGGCCCGCTTCTACATCGCGGAGCTGACACTGGCCATCGAGAGCGTCCACAAGATGGGCTTCATCCACCGCGACATCAAGCCGGACAACATTCTTATAGATCTCGATGGCCATATCAAGCTGACAGACTTTGGCCTCTGCACTGGGTTCAGGTGGACGCACAACTCCAAATACTACCAGAAAG GGAGTCACAGCAGGCAGGACAGCATGGAGCCCAGCGACCTCTGGGACGCCGTGTCCACTTGCCGCTGTGGAGAGCGGCTCAAGACGCTGGAGCAGCGGGCGTGGGGGCAGCACCAGCGGTGTCTGGCCCACTCCCTGGTCGGGACCCCCAACTACATCGCCCCGGAAGTGCTCCTGCGCAACGGTGCGTGCTCCGGCCCTGCGCCCAAGCCAGGGGCCTCGGAGGGTCCCGAGCCCCCGCTTCCAGAGACTCCAAGTGTCCCCGCTGTGTCTGTGCTCACGGGAGCCCGAGAGCCGGATTCTTTCCTTAGCGAGCACGGCCTCCAGTGTGTGTCCCTCTGTTTGGGAGCTGCCTTCGCTTCTGGCCCGTCTCCGCTTGCCCTTCCTTGGGCTGGAATTGACAGGCTGGGTGCGAGGTGGGCTTGCTCCCCGGAGCCCAGAGGAGTCGCTCCAGAACTGGTTTTGACAGAGTCCTGTGATAGACAGGACTGTGGCGGGGGATGCGGGGGGTCCCACCTGGGTCAACCACCTTCACTGGTCAGCGGGTGTGAGGATACAAACACCGTGTCCTCCAGTTCTCCGCCGCAGGCCCAGAAGCACCTTCAAG GATACACCCAGCTCTGCGACTGGTGGAGTGTTGGCGTGATTCTCTTCGAGATGCTGGTGGGGCAGCCGCCCTTCCTggcgccgactcccacggagacGCAGCTGAAG GTGATTAACTGGGAGAGCACGCTGCACATCCCCGCGCAGGTGGAGCTGAGCCCCGAGGCCCGGGACCTCATCGCCAAGCTCTGCTGCTCGGCTGAGCACCGGCTGGGCCGCAACGGGGCCGACGACCTGAAGGCCCACCCGTTCCTGGGCGCCATCGACTTCTCCAGCGACATCCGGAGGCAGCCTGCCCCCTACGTGCCCACGATCAGCCACCCCATGGACACGTCCAACTTCGACCCAGTGGACGAGGAGGGCCCCTGGCAGGACGGCAGCGAGGACAGCTCCAAGGCCTGGGACGCGCTGGGCCCCCCGGGCAGCCGGCACCCCGAGCACGCCTTCTATGAGTTCACCTTCCGGAGGTTCTTCGACGACAACGGCTACCCGTTCCGGTGCCCCAAGCCTGCGGTGGCCGAGGCCGGGCCTGCGGCTGAGCAGCCAGCGGCGGGGGGCCCAGCCCCAGGGGCACAGGCCGGGGGCTGCCAGCCCGTGTACGTGTAG